The proteins below are encoded in one region of Microbispora sp. NBC_01189:
- a CDS encoding ABC transporter ATP-binding protein: MDLGVRPGVLGLLGPNGAGKTTLLRMLATVVPPTRGAVRICGVQVDSQREVRRARRHIGYLPQHFGFYPAFTVYDFVRYSGWLRGLPDSTADTATREAIAFVDLSERSDAKMKSLSGGMIRRCGIASAIVGQPRLVLLDEPTVGLDPAQRLEFRAVIRKLRESGTAVVLSTHLVEDAAAVCDDIVVMAEGRLVWQGDPESLAAAARPGSEGDTPLERGYMSLLAGLEVPA; this comes from the coding sequence GTGGATCTGGGTGTACGACCGGGTGTGCTCGGCCTGCTCGGGCCAAATGGCGCTGGTAAAACCACCCTGCTGCGGATGCTGGCGACCGTGGTGCCGCCGACTCGTGGTGCCGTACGAATCTGTGGAGTGCAGGTGGACTCGCAGCGAGAGGTACGGCGGGCTCGACGACACATCGGATATCTACCGCAGCATTTTGGGTTCTATCCCGCATTTACGGTCTATGACTTCGTCCGTTATTCCGGATGGCTTCGCGGCCTTCCGGATTCCACAGCGGACACCGCGACACGCGAGGCCATCGCCTTCGTCGATCTTTCCGAACGGTCGGACGCCAAGATGAAGTCGCTGTCCGGAGGAATGATCCGCCGATGCGGGATCGCCTCGGCGATCGTGGGTCAGCCGAGGCTGGTGCTGTTGGACGAGCCGACCGTGGGCCTCGATCCCGCGCAGCGACTGGAGTTCCGCGCTGTCATACGGAAGCTCCGGGAGTCCGGCACCGCGGTCGTGCTCAGCACTCACCTGGTCGAGGATGCCGCGGCGGTCTGTGACGACATTGTGGTGATGGCGGAGGGACGGCTGGTCTGGCAGGGGGATCCGGAGAGTCTGGCCGCCGCCGCCCGTCCCGGTTCAGAGGGAGACACCCCGCTGGAACGTGGATACATGAGCCTCCTCGCCGGGCTGGAGGTGCCGGCGTGA
- a CDS encoding DUF4031 domain-containing protein produces the protein MAVLIDRPNWPGPRGLLWSHLVSDSSLWELHAFARLLDVPERAFDRDHYDVPETVYDRAVLLGAEPVGSQELVRRLRASGLRRPKARSRSTL, from the coding sequence ATGGCGGTGCTGATCGACCGGCCGAACTGGCCGGGTCCCCGGGGGCTGCTCTGGTCCCACCTGGTCAGCGACTCGTCACTGTGGGAGCTGCACGCGTTCGCCCGCCTGCTCGACGTGCCGGAACGCGCCTTCGACCGGGACCACTACGACGTGCCGGAGACGGTCTACGACCGGGCCGTCCTGCTCGGCGCCGAGCCGGTCGGCAGCCAGGAGCTGGTGCGGCGGTTGCGCGCGTCCGGTCTGCGTCGCCCGAAGGCCCGCAGCAGATCTACATTGTAA
- a CDS encoding metal-dependent phosphohydrolase, with amino-acid sequence MSDDRSPPRPACLTGSPAGRALAAELTARWAEPHRRYHTTAHLRAVLSAIEPLAAQAADADAVRLAAWFHDAVYDGRPGRDEEHSAQLAQARLPACGLPPERVAEVARLVRLTTGHTYEPGDANAAVLCDADLAILGAPPEAYEAYARAVREEYRHVPDDAFRAGRAAVLRALLGKPRLYGTPVGRDLWEDRARANMTRELAAL; translated from the coding sequence ATGTCCGACGACCGGAGCCCGCCCCGGCCCGCCTGCCTCACCGGCTCCCCCGCCGGGCGGGCGCTGGCCGCGGAACTCACCGCCCGATGGGCGGAGCCGCACCGCCGCTACCACACCACGGCCCACCTGCGGGCGGTCCTGTCCGCGATCGAGCCGCTGGCCGCCCAGGCCGCGGACGCCGACGCCGTACGGCTGGCCGCGTGGTTCCACGACGCCGTCTACGACGGGCGGCCCGGGCGGGACGAGGAGCACAGCGCCCAGCTCGCCCAGGCACGGCTGCCCGCCTGCGGTCTGCCCCCGGAACGGGTCGCCGAGGTCGCCCGGCTGGTGCGGCTCACAACCGGGCACACGTACGAGCCCGGCGACGCGAACGCGGCCGTCCTGTGCGACGCCGACCTCGCGATCCTCGGGGCGCCGCCCGAGGCGTACGAGGCGTACGCGAGGGCCGTACGGGAGGAGTATCGGCACGTGCCCGACGACGCCTTCCGGGCCGGCCGCGCCGCCGTGCTGCGCGCCCTGCTCGGCAAACCCCGCCTGTACGGCACTCCCGTGGGCCGGGACCTGTGGGAGGACCGGGCGCGCGCGAACATGACCCGGGAGCTGGCCGCCCTCTGA
- a CDS encoding MoxR family ATPase, producing the protein MLRRITTISDIDSPAGLAELLDHHDYLADEGLTTAAYLALKMGRPLFLEGEAGVGKTELAKTLAAILGAPLIRLQCHEGLDAAQAMYDWDFPRQLLHLKAAEAAGAADVAALEGEIYDRRFLIARPLLRALETQPSVLLVDEIDRADDEFEAFLLEVLSDFTISVPEIGTISAPTPPVVVLTSNRTREVHDALKRRCLYHWLEHPDLDREVAIVRRRLPGCAERLAGDVARAAGRMRAAGLLKPPGVAETLDWAEALLTLGAAELDPALAAATLGALLKHREDQETVRAGGLLHADGGRD; encoded by the coding sequence GTGCTGCGGCGGATCACCACCATCTCCGACATCGACTCGCCGGCGGGGCTGGCGGAGCTGCTCGACCACCACGACTACCTCGCCGACGAGGGGCTCACGACCGCGGCCTATCTCGCGCTCAAGATGGGGCGGCCGCTGTTCCTGGAGGGCGAGGCGGGCGTCGGCAAGACCGAGCTCGCCAAGACCCTGGCGGCGATCCTGGGCGCGCCGCTCATCCGGCTCCAGTGCCACGAGGGCCTGGACGCCGCGCAGGCCATGTACGACTGGGACTTCCCCCGCCAGCTTCTCCACCTCAAGGCGGCCGAGGCGGCGGGGGCCGCCGACGTGGCCGCGCTGGAGGGCGAGATCTACGACCGGCGGTTCCTGATCGCCCGGCCGCTGCTGCGGGCCCTGGAGACGCAGCCCAGCGTGCTGCTGGTGGACGAGATCGACCGGGCGGACGACGAGTTCGAGGCGTTCCTGCTGGAGGTGCTGTCGGACTTCACGATCTCGGTGCCGGAGATCGGGACCATCAGCGCCCCCACACCGCCCGTCGTCGTCCTGACCTCCAACCGGACCCGCGAGGTGCACGACGCGCTCAAACGGCGCTGCCTCTATCACTGGCTGGAGCACCCGGATCTCGACCGGGAGGTGGCCATCGTGCGGCGGCGCCTGCCCGGCTGCGCCGAACGGCTCGCGGGGGACGTGGCCCGGGCCGCCGGGCGGATGCGCGCGGCCGGCCTGCTCAAGCCGCCGGGTGTCGCGGAGACGCTCGACTGGGCCGAGGCCCTGCTCACGCTCGGCGCGGCGGAGCTCGACCCGGCCCTGGCCGCCGCCACGCTCGGCGCCCTGCTCAAGCACCGGGAGGACCAGGAGACGGTGCGAGCGGGAGGGCTGCTCCACGCGGACGGCGGACGTGACTGA
- a CDS encoding vWA domain-containing protein, whose protein sequence is MTDPGDRRPTERRTPEAQGIGPGRAGDAERIMGGLVGFARTLRAAGVPADPQRTRNFLAALAHLDAAVARDVYWAGRLTLCAGPGDLPRYDRCFAAYFSAALRPARRVRGTTVSVTRPVAAPYGTGGPETTGEPGAPPATASEIEVLRHRDVARMSEAERREVHRLLALLRGTRQARRSRRYRPSPHGPAYDRRRTIREILRDGGEPARPRRRARRRRPLRLVLVVDVSGSMAAYAGTLLRFAHALVRAEPRATEVFSAGTRLTRITGALRHHDPDLAMDECSAAIPDWSGGTRLGEEVRALLRLPDPRGAIVVIASDGWERGPADLLGAQMARLSRLARRVVWVNPHKGDPAYRPLTAGIRAALPYVTDFVAGHSLAAFEDLAALLAGRRADPGGAVRRGGADA, encoded by the coding sequence GTGACTGACCCGGGCGACCGCCGCCCCACCGAGCGCCGCACACCCGAGGCTCAGGGGATCGGGCCAGGCCGGGCAGGCGACGCGGAACGGATCATGGGCGGGCTGGTCGGCTTCGCCCGGACGCTCCGGGCGGCCGGGGTGCCGGCCGACCCCCAGCGCACGCGGAACTTCCTGGCGGCCCTCGCCCACCTCGACGCCGCCGTCGCGCGGGACGTCTACTGGGCGGGCCGCCTCACCCTGTGCGCCGGGCCGGGCGACCTGCCCCGGTACGACCGCTGCTTCGCCGCCTACTTCTCCGCCGCCCTCCGCCCGGCCCGCCGCGTCCGCGGCACGACGGTGTCCGTGACCCGCCCGGTGGCGGCGCCGTACGGCACAGGCGGCCCGGAGACCACCGGCGAGCCGGGCGCGCCGCCGGCCACGGCGAGCGAGATCGAGGTGCTGCGGCACCGGGACGTGGCGCGGATGAGCGAGGCGGAGCGGCGGGAGGTCCACCGCCTGCTCGCGCTGCTGCGTGGCACGAGACAGGCGCGCAGGTCACGGCGCTACCGGCCGTCGCCCCACGGTCCCGCGTACGACCGGCGGCGCACGATCAGGGAGATCCTGCGCGACGGCGGGGAGCCGGCCCGGCCGCGCCGCCGCGCCCGCCGGCGGCGGCCGCTCCGGCTCGTCCTGGTCGTCGACGTCAGCGGTTCGATGGCCGCCTACGCCGGCACCCTGCTGCGGTTCGCGCACGCGCTGGTGAGGGCCGAGCCCCGGGCGACCGAGGTGTTCAGCGCGGGGACGCGGCTGACGAGGATCACCGGCGCGCTGCGCCACCACGATCCCGATCTCGCCATGGACGAGTGCTCGGCCGCCATCCCGGACTGGAGCGGCGGCACCCGCCTGGGCGAGGAGGTGCGGGCCCTGCTGCGGCTGCCCGACCCCCGGGGCGCGATCGTCGTGATCGCCTCCGACGGCTGGGAGAGGGGACCGGCCGACCTCCTGGGCGCGCAGATGGCCCGGCTTTCCCGGCTCGCCCGCCGGGTGGTGTGGGTCAACCCGCACAAGGGCGATCCCGCCTACCGCCCGCTCACCGCGGGGATCCGCGCGGCGCTGCCGTACGTCACGGACTTCGTGGCCGGGCACAGCCTGGCCGCGTTCGAGGACCTGGCCGCGCTGCTGGCCGGCCGGCGGGCGGATCCGGGCGGGGCCGTACGGAGGGGAGGGGCCGATGCGTGA
- a CDS encoding XdhC/CoxI family protein, which produces MRDVLDQVLEWWESGRRFGLATVVGTFRSAPRPPGAAMAVLDGEAVGSVSGGCVEGAVYELATRVAGDGTPVLQRYGVSDDDAFAVGLTCGGIIDVFVEPVSRRDYPELGEIAAGVASRRPVAVATIIGGPGRVGARRVVWPDRASGSLGSARLDDAVDDDARGMLAQGSTGVRRYGPAGERRLDDLPVFVLSFAPPPRMLVFGAIDFAAAVARIGRFLGYHVVVCDARPVFATARRFPEADEVVVAWPHDYLTTTEVDGRTVICVLTHDPKFDVPLLEAALRTPAAYVGAMGSRRTHEDRLARLREAGLSEEELSRLRSPIGLDLGARTPEETAVSIAAELIRLRWGGSGRPLTETSGRIHGDR; this is translated from the coding sequence ATGCGTGACGTGCTCGACCAGGTGCTGGAGTGGTGGGAGTCGGGGCGGCGGTTCGGGCTCGCCACCGTCGTCGGCACGTTCCGCAGCGCGCCGCGCCCGCCGGGGGCGGCGATGGCCGTGCTGGACGGCGAGGCGGTCGGCAGCGTGTCGGGGGGCTGCGTCGAGGGGGCGGTGTACGAACTCGCCACCCGGGTCGCCGGGGACGGGACGCCGGTCCTGCAGCGCTACGGCGTCAGCGACGACGACGCGTTCGCGGTGGGGCTGACCTGCGGCGGGATCATCGACGTGTTCGTGGAGCCGGTGTCGCGGCGCGACTACCCGGAGCTGGGGGAGATCGCCGCGGGCGTGGCGTCGCGGCGGCCGGTCGCGGTGGCCACGATCATCGGCGGTCCCGGCCGGGTGGGCGCCCGCCGGGTGGTGTGGCCGGACCGGGCCTCGGGCTCGCTCGGCTCCGCCCGGCTCGACGACGCGGTGGACGACGACGCGCGCGGCATGCTCGCGCAGGGCTCGACGGGCGTGCGGCGGTACGGCCCGGCCGGCGAGCGGCGGCTGGACGACCTGCCGGTGTTCGTGCTCTCCTTCGCGCCGCCACCGCGCATGCTGGTCTTCGGCGCGATCGACTTCGCCGCGGCCGTCGCGCGGATCGGCCGCTTCCTCGGCTACCACGTGGTGGTGTGCGACGCCCGGCCGGTCTTCGCGACGGCCAGGCGGTTCCCCGAGGCCGACGAGGTCGTGGTGGCCTGGCCGCACGACTACCTGACCACCACCGAGGTCGACGGGCGCACCGTGATCTGCGTGCTCACCCACGACCCGAAGTTCGACGTGCCGCTGCTGGAGGCGGCGCTGCGCACCCCGGCGGCGTACGTGGGGGCGATGGGGTCGCGGCGCACGCACGAGGACCGGCTGGCGCGGCTGCGCGAGGCCGGGCTGTCGGAGGAGGAGCTGTCCCGGCTGCGCTCGCCGATCGGGCTCGATCTCGGAGCGCGCACGCCGGAGGAGACCGCCGTGTCGATCGCGGCGGAGCTGATCCGGCTCCGCTGGGGCGGTAGCGGCAGGCCGCTCACGGAGACCTCCGGCCGCATCCACGGCGACCGGTGA
- a CDS encoding nucleotidyltransferase family protein, protein MTDEGIVAGLLLAAGGGSRFGGPKALVEFEGERLAGRGVRLLAEGGCRPVLVVVGAAQAAVEAELRSMVENAAGGVAGNAEVGAEAGAVVVRNELWETGMGSSLRAGLRALPPSAAAVVIALADQPLVRPEAVRRLIAAFRGGARVAVAAYGGVPRNPVLIAREHLAEVAALAVGDVGARPFLRAHPDLVTAVACDDVGDPADVDTPDDLRRLRGGRPAL, encoded by the coding sequence GTGACGGACGAGGGGATCGTCGCCGGGCTGCTACTGGCCGCCGGGGGCGGCAGCAGGTTCGGCGGGCCCAAGGCACTGGTGGAGTTCGAGGGGGAGCGCCTCGCCGGCCGCGGCGTCCGGCTGCTCGCCGAGGGCGGGTGCCGACCCGTGCTGGTCGTCGTCGGAGCCGCCCAAGCCGCGGTCGAGGCCGAGCTCAGGAGCATGGTCGAGAACGCAGCAGGGGGCGTGGCCGGGAATGCGGAGGTGGGCGCCGAGGCGGGCGCTGTCGTCGTGCGCAACGAGCTGTGGGAGACGGGCATGGGATCGTCGCTGCGGGCCGGGCTGCGCGCGCTCCCGCCGTCCGCCGCCGCGGTGGTGATCGCCCTCGCCGACCAGCCACTCGTGCGGCCCGAGGCGGTGCGCCGGCTGATCGCGGCGTTCCGGGGCGGAGCCCGGGTCGCCGTCGCCGCATACGGAGGCGTGCCGCGCAACCCCGTGCTGATCGCCCGCGAGCACCTCGCGGAGGTCGCGGCGCTGGCCGTGGGCGACGTGGGGGCCCGTCCCTTCCTGCGCGCCCATCCCGACCTCGTCACGGCCGTGGCCTGCGACGACGTGGGCGATCCGGCCGACGTGGACACCCCGGACGACCTCCGGCGGCTGCGCGGCGGCCGCCCGGCCTTATGA
- a CDS encoding SAM-dependent methyltransferase — translation MAEQAPGGFDVNQPNVARMYDYYLGGKNHFPADRAAAERVIELSQGHVREAVRENRAFLGRAVRFLARERGIRAFLDLGAGLPTQGNVHEIALDVSPDVRVTYVDNDPVVAAHARALLEGDLRVRFAQADLRRPEEVVAAAEANGFALDRPVALLLVSCLHFVRDEEDPEGLMAAYRELLPSGSHVVISHVSADPLPDAMAAMSRVYSKANAPFEARPATQIARFFDGFDLVEPGVVELNRWRPEPDALPLSGPVLPVLGGVARRP, via the coding sequence ATGGCGGAGCAGGCGCCCGGCGGGTTCGACGTCAACCAGCCCAACGTCGCCCGAATGTACGACTACTACCTGGGCGGCAAGAACCACTTCCCCGCCGACCGGGCGGCGGCCGAGCGGGTGATCGAGCTGTCGCAGGGCCATGTGCGGGAGGCCGTACGGGAGAACCGCGCGTTCCTCGGCCGGGCCGTGCGCTTCCTGGCCCGCGAGCGCGGCATCCGCGCGTTCCTCGACCTCGGCGCGGGGCTGCCGACGCAGGGCAACGTCCACGAGATCGCCCTCGACGTCTCGCCCGACGTGCGGGTGACGTACGTGGACAACGACCCGGTGGTGGCGGCGCACGCGCGGGCGCTGCTCGAAGGCGACCTCCGGGTGCGTTTCGCGCAGGCCGACCTGCGGCGGCCGGAGGAGGTCGTCGCCGCGGCGGAGGCGAACGGCTTCGCCCTCGACCGGCCCGTGGCGCTGCTGCTGGTGTCGTGCCTCCACTTCGTGCGCGACGAGGAGGACCCGGAGGGGCTCATGGCCGCCTACCGCGAACTGCTCCCCTCCGGCAGTCACGTCGTGATCTCGCACGTCAGCGCCGATCCCCTTCCGGACGCGATGGCCGCGATGAGCCGTGTGTACAGCAAGGCGAACGCGCCGTTCGAGGCCCGGCCCGCCACCCAGATCGCCCGGTTCTTCGACGGGTTCGACCTGGTGGAGCCTGGAGTCGTCGAGTTGAACCGGTGGCGGCCCGAGCCCGACGCGCTGCCGCTGAGCGGGCCGGTCCTGCCGGTGCTCGGCGGAGTCGCCCGACGCCCCTGA
- a CDS encoding LLM class F420-dependent oxidoreductase, with protein MRIGMALNYSGGFKETVAELADYERAGLDIVFVAEAYSFDAVSQLGYIAARTERLRIASGILPIYSRTPALLAMTAAGLDYVSDGRFTLGLGASGPQVIEGFHGVPYDAPLGRTREIIEICRKVWRRERLEYEGRHYTLPLEGGTGLGKPLKLINHPVRERIPIVVAAIGPKNVELAAELAEGWEPIFFMPEKAREVWGASLTAGGARRDPALGELDVIAQAVLAIGDDVEDVLDLGRSMAALYIGGMGAKGRNFYNDLARRYGYEKEAEQIQNLYLEGRKEEAEALVPRELLERVSLAGPEGHVRERIAALREAGVTTLNVAPFAHTHAERVGLIEKIKDLAS; from the coding sequence ATGCGGATCGGGATGGCCCTCAACTACTCCGGGGGCTTCAAGGAGACGGTCGCGGAGCTGGCCGACTACGAGCGGGCCGGGCTCGACATCGTTTTCGTCGCCGAGGCGTACAGCTTCGACGCGGTCAGCCAGCTCGGCTACATCGCGGCGCGGACCGAGCGGCTGCGGATCGCCTCGGGCATCCTGCCGATCTACTCCCGCACGCCGGCGCTACTGGCCATGACGGCCGCGGGCCTCGACTACGTCTCCGACGGGCGTTTCACCCTCGGCCTCGGCGCCTCCGGCCCGCAGGTGATCGAGGGCTTCCACGGCGTGCCGTACGACGCGCCGCTCGGCCGCACCCGCGAGATCATCGAGATCTGCCGCAAGGTCTGGCGGCGCGAGCGGCTGGAGTACGAGGGACGGCACTACACCCTCCCTCTGGAGGGCGGCACCGGCCTCGGCAAGCCGCTCAAGCTGATCAACCACCCGGTGCGCGAGCGCATCCCGATCGTCGTCGCGGCGATCGGGCCGAAGAACGTCGAGCTGGCCGCGGAGCTCGCCGAGGGCTGGGAGCCGATCTTCTTCATGCCCGAGAAGGCCCGAGAGGTGTGGGGCGCGTCGCTGACCGCCGGCGGGGCGCGCCGCGACCCCGCGCTCGGCGAGCTGGACGTGATCGCGCAGGCCGTGCTGGCGATCGGCGACGACGTCGAGGACGTGCTGGACCTGGGCCGCTCGATGGCCGCTCTCTACATCGGCGGCATGGGCGCCAAGGGCAGGAACTTCTACAACGACCTCGCCCGCCGCTACGGCTACGAGAAGGAGGCCGAGCAGATCCAGAACCTCTACCTGGAGGGCAGGAAGGAGGAGGCCGAGGCGCTGGTGCCGCGGGAACTGCTCGAACGCGTCTCCCTGGCCGGGCCGGAGGGCCACGTCAGGGAGCGGATCGCGGCGCTGCGCGAGGCCGGGGTCACCACGCTCAACGTCGCCCCGTTCGCGCACACCCACGCGGAGCGGGTCGGGCTCATCGAGAAGATCAAGGACCTGGCGTCCTGA
- a CDS encoding aminopeptidase P family protein translates to MTDAARTADRTVDGTAGRTAEEAHAARRARLAEALGEHEAGAVLVTWPVNVRYLTGLTSSNAAVLVTAAGEAALATDSRYRETAEAVCAGVEVIEDRDVTGVLLDRCAGAARVLVEGDHMPVGLFQRLSERLSGRPPGRRPGLTPAGGLVETLRAVKDEAEIEALRRACALTDEAFSLVVERVAAGVTEREIARWLEAAMVELGADRPAFDSIVASGPNGSIPHHSPSERRVERGDLVTMDFGARYGGYHADMTRTVAVGPPAAWQRDLYDLVRRAQRAGRHAVRPGATAGDVDAAAREVIAGAGHAERFGHGLGHGVGLEIHELPFLGPGRTGRLEDRVPITVEPGVYLPGAGGVRIEDTLVTRADGPELLTLTTKELLVL, encoded by the coding sequence GTGACTGATGCCGCAAGGACCGCCGACAGGACCGTCGACGGAACCGCCGGAAGGACCGCCGAGGAGGCCCACGCCGCGCGGCGCGCGCGGCTGGCCGAGGCGCTGGGGGAGCACGAGGCCGGGGCGGTCCTCGTCACCTGGCCGGTCAACGTGCGTTATCTGACCGGGCTGACCAGCTCCAACGCCGCCGTGCTGGTCACCGCGGCGGGGGAGGCCGCGCTCGCCACCGACTCGCGCTACCGGGAGACGGCCGAGGCGGTGTGCGCGGGAGTCGAGGTGATCGAGGACCGCGACGTGACCGGGGTGCTGCTCGACCGGTGCGCCGGCGCGGCGCGGGTCCTGGTGGAGGGCGACCACATGCCGGTCGGGCTGTTCCAGCGGCTCTCCGAGCGGCTGTCGGGCCGTCCCCCCGGACGCCGCCCCGGCCTTACCCCGGCCGGCGGCCTGGTGGAGACCCTGCGCGCCGTCAAGGACGAGGCGGAGATCGAGGCGCTGCGCCGCGCGTGCGCGCTCACCGACGAGGCGTTCTCCCTCGTCGTGGAGCGCGTCGCGGCCGGCGTCACGGAGCGGGAGATCGCCCGGTGGCTGGAGGCCGCCATGGTCGAGCTCGGCGCGGACCGGCCCGCCTTCGACTCCATCGTGGCGAGCGGCCCGAACGGCTCGATCCCGCACCACTCGCCCTCCGAGCGGCGCGTCGAGCGCGGTGACCTCGTGACGATGGACTTCGGCGCGCGCTACGGCGGCTACCACGCCGACATGACCCGCACGGTCGCGGTGGGCCCGCCCGCCGCCTGGCAGCGCGACCTGTACGACCTCGTACGGCGGGCGCAACGCGCGGGCCGCCACGCCGTACGGCCGGGGGCGACGGCCGGCGACGTGGACGCGGCGGCGCGCGAGGTGATCGCCGGGGCGGGCCACGCCGAGCGGTTCGGCCACGGGCTGGGGCACGGAGTCGGCCTGGAGATCCACGAGCTGCCGTTCCTGGGCCCTGGCAGGACCGGTAGACTAGAGGATCGAGTTCCGATCACCGTCGAGCCGGGGGTCTATCTTCCGGGCGCGGGCGGTGTGCGCATCGAGGACACGCTGGTCACGCGTGCTGACGGGCCGGAGCTTCTCACACTGACGACCAAGGAGCTGCTCGTCCTCTAG
- the efp gene encoding elongation factor P, which yields MATTNDLKNGLVLKLDGGELWTVVEFQHVKPGKGGAFVRTKLKNIMSGKVVDKTFNAGVKVDVANVDKREMQYSYLDGDDFVFMDTETYDMVNIARSVVGTAANYMLENTTATIAFNEGNPLYVDLPAAAELTISHTDPGLQGDRSTGGTKPATLETGAEIKVPLFITTGEKVKVDTRTGEYLGRA from the coding sequence GTGGCGACGACGAACGACCTGAAGAACGGACTCGTGCTCAAGCTCGACGGCGGAGAGTTGTGGACCGTTGTCGAGTTCCAGCACGTAAAGCCGGGTAAGGGCGGCGCGTTCGTCCGTACCAAGCTGAAGAACATCATGTCCGGGAAGGTCGTCGACAAGACCTTCAACGCCGGCGTGAAGGTCGACGTGGCGAATGTCGACAAGCGGGAGATGCAGTACTCCTACCTCGACGGCGACGACTTCGTGTTCATGGACACCGAGACCTATGACATGGTCAACATCGCGCGTTCCGTCGTGGGCACGGCCGCCAACTACATGCTGGAGAACACCACGGCGACCATCGCCTTCAACGAGGGCAACCCGCTGTACGTCGACCTCCCGGCGGCCGCCGAGCTGACGATCTCCCACACCGACCCCGGCCTGCAGGGCGACCGCTCCACCGGCGGCACCAAGCCCGCCACGCTGGAGACCGGCGCCGAGATCAAGGTCCCCCTCTTCATCACCACCGGCGAGAAGGTCAAGGTCGACACTCGCACCGGCGAGTACCTCGGTCGGGCCTGA
- the nusB gene encoding transcription antitermination factor NusB → MSARGKARRRALDVLFEAEARQVSPLDVLAERVERADPPVNEYTSFLVEGVVRHLDRIDELISTYAEGWTLERMPAVDRNVLRGGTYEMLWSEEVPEGVVISEWVHLVGELSTDESPQFVNGLLARFKQLKPSLSL, encoded by the coding sequence GTGTCGGCTCGGGGGAAGGCCCGCCGCCGCGCGCTGGACGTCCTCTTCGAAGCCGAGGCCCGGCAGGTGAGCCCGCTCGACGTGCTCGCCGAGCGGGTGGAGCGGGCGGACCCGCCGGTCAACGAGTACACCTCCTTCCTCGTCGAGGGCGTGGTCCGGCACCTCGACCGCATCGACGAGCTGATCTCGACGTACGCCGAGGGCTGGACCCTGGAGCGCATGCCCGCCGTGGACCGCAACGTCCTGCGCGGCGGCACGTACGAGATGCTGTGGTCCGAGGAGGTCCCCGAGGGCGTGGTGATCAGCGAGTGGGTGCACCTGGTGGGGGAGCTGTCGACCGACGAGTCGCCGCAGTTCGTCAACGGCCTGCTGGCCCGCTTCAAGCAGCTCAAGCCCTCGTTGTCGCTCTGA
- a CDS encoding methyltransferase domain-containing protein: MRDATRRAVVWEALRAVLAERAAALGRETLDIVDAGGGTGGFAVPLASLGHVVTVVDPTPDSLAALERRAAETGVGVKGLQGDAADLGDLLEPGSADLVVCHSVLEYVEDPAGALRAVAGILRPGGVVSVLAANSVAAAVHRSLAGHFDEARQALSDPAGRWGDRDPTPRRFSREALAALLGTAGFAVGEVHGVRIFADLVPGMLAESDPDGLVALERAAATHPVLRDIATQIHVIAYREQTRMGADGRE, from the coding sequence GTGCGTGACGCCACACGCCGCGCCGTCGTCTGGGAGGCGCTGCGCGCGGTCCTCGCCGAGCGGGCGGCCGCCCTCGGGCGCGAGACCCTCGACATCGTGGACGCGGGCGGCGGCACCGGCGGCTTCGCCGTGCCGCTGGCCTCGCTCGGCCACGTCGTGACCGTGGTCGACCCGACTCCCGACTCGCTGGCCGCCCTGGAGCGCCGCGCCGCCGAGACGGGCGTCGGGGTCAAGGGCCTGCAGGGCGACGCCGCCGACCTCGGCGACCTGCTGGAGCCCGGCAGCGCCGACCTGGTCGTGTGCCACAGCGTGCTGGAGTACGTCGAGGACCCGGCGGGCGCGCTGCGCGCCGTCGCCGGCATCCTGCGGCCGGGCGGCGTGGTGAGCGTGCTCGCCGCCAACTCGGTCGCCGCGGCCGTCCACCGCTCCCTGGCCGGGCACTTCGACGAGGCCCGCCAGGCCCTGTCGGACCCGGCGGGCCGCTGGGGCGACCGTGACCCGACGCCGCGCCGCTTCTCCCGGGAGGCGCTGGCCGCGCTGCTGGGCACGGCGGGCTTCGCGGTCGGCGAGGTGCACGGCGTGCGCATCTTCGCCGACCTCGTGCCGGGCATGCTGGCCGAGAGCGACCCCGACGGCCTGGTCGCGCTGGAGCGGGCGGCGGCCACCCACCCCGTGCTGCGGGACATCGCCACCCAGATCCACGTCATCGCGTACCGCGAACAGACGCGGATGGGCGCGGACGGACGTGAATAG